The following proteins are co-located in the Desulfonatronum sp. SC1 genome:
- a CDS encoding homoserine dehydrogenase: MSGDLIRLGLAGLGTVGTGLAKILASNADWIERRLGRRVTIKTALVRDPSKPRDVPADMPIRLTSDIQDLLDDPELDVIVELMGGQDTAYELITKSLRSGRHVVTANKALLAERGNELFALAAEKGVGLGFEASIAGGIPIVQTLKEGLAGNRIKVLTGILNGTANFILSEMTSRGLDFQTALRQAQVKGYAEADPTLDIEGMDAAHKLILLIRLAHGQDYPLTSLPVTGITHVDPQDIAFAEEFGYRIKLIAQVRESDGLLDAGVFTALVRREAILGKVDGPFNAILLDGDAVGPIMLYGQGAGDLPTGSAVLADIMNLVRGGEGPDNTGFQNATLPPARILSPELVRSRHYFRFSVQDRPGVLASIAGMLGQRNISIAQVVQKGSPTGRSVPVVIITHKAQAQDVQAAVGEIDRQSFITAPTVHHRILPSPA; encoded by the coding sequence ATGTCCGGAGACCTGATCCGCCTGGGACTGGCCGGGCTTGGCACCGTGGGCACGGGGCTGGCCAAAATCCTGGCTTCCAACGCGGACTGGATCGAGCGGCGGCTGGGCCGTCGCGTGACGATCAAGACCGCTCTGGTCCGCGACCCATCCAAACCCAGGGATGTTCCCGCGGACATGCCCATCCGGCTGACCTCCGACATCCAGGATTTGCTCGACGACCCGGAACTGGACGTCATAGTGGAACTCATGGGTGGCCAGGACACCGCCTACGAACTGATCACCAAATCCTTGCGTTCGGGTCGGCACGTGGTCACGGCCAACAAGGCCCTGCTGGCCGAACGGGGCAACGAACTTTTCGCCCTGGCAGCGGAAAAGGGCGTGGGTCTGGGCTTCGAGGCGAGTATTGCCGGGGGCATTCCCATCGTCCAAACCCTCAAGGAGGGATTGGCCGGCAATCGGATCAAGGTGCTCACCGGCATACTCAACGGCACGGCCAATTTCATCCTTTCGGAAATGACCTCCCGGGGGCTGGACTTCCAGACCGCCCTGCGCCAGGCCCAGGTCAAGGGCTATGCCGAGGCCGACCCCACTCTGGACATCGAGGGCATGGACGCGGCCCACAAGCTGATTCTGCTGATCCGGTTGGCCCACGGTCAGGACTATCCTCTGACCAGTCTGCCGGTCACGGGCATCACCCACGTGGATCCTCAGGACATCGCCTTTGCCGAGGAATTCGGCTACCGAATCAAGCTCATCGCCCAGGTCCGGGAGTCCGACGGCCTGCTGGACGCAGGGGTGTTCACGGCCCTGGTCCGGAGGGAGGCCATTCTGGGCAAGGTGGACGGCCCGTTCAACGCCATCCTCCTGGACGGCGATGCGGTGGGGCCGATCATGCTCTACGGCCAGGGCGCCGGAGACCTGCCCACGGGCAGCGCCGTGCTCGCGGACATCATGAACCTGGTTCGTGGCGGGGAGGGGCCGGACAATACCGGTTTCCAGAACGCCACCCTGCCCCCGGCCCGCATTCTGTCCCCCGAACTGGTTCGTTCCCGGCACTATTTCCGATTTTCCGTCCAGGATCGCCCCGGCGTCCTGGCCAGCATTGCCGGGATGCTCGGACAACGCAACATCAGCATCGCCCAGGTGGTCCAGAAGGGGTCACCGACGGGACGCAGCGTCCCGGTGGTTATCATCACCCACAAGGCCCAGGCCCAGGACGTCCAGGCAGCTGTCGGCGAAATCGATCGGCAAAGCTTTATCACCGCCCCCACTGTGCATCACAGGATACTCCCCTCCCCGGCATGA
- the kdsB gene encoding 3-deoxy-manno-octulosonate cytidylyltransferase: protein MNAVCRDRPRCHGIIPARFASTRFPGKPLADILGKPMIWHVYQRARACPDLCGVTLATDDQRILEAARKLDIPATMTRDDHPCGTDRVLEAAERLGVAADDVVVNIQGDEPALHPELLTVLLSPFDDPTVQVSTLARPLTHKEAQSPDVVKVVTDAQDRALYFSRALIPYPREGPGDFLGHIGLYAFRMRTLRTFVGLGPGKLEHIEKLEQLRLLEAGIPIRVLRTEHCTHGVDRPEDVPKVCVLLREQGLA, encoded by the coding sequence ATGAACGCTGTTTGCCGCGATCGACCACGGTGCCACGGCATCATCCCGGCCCGCTTCGCCTCTACCCGCTTTCCGGGCAAGCCGCTGGCCGACATCCTGGGCAAGCCCATGATCTGGCACGTGTACCAGCGGGCCCGGGCCTGTCCGGATCTGTGCGGCGTGACCCTGGCCACGGACGACCAACGGATTTTGGAAGCGGCCCGAAAGTTGGACATCCCGGCGACCATGACCCGCGACGACCACCCCTGCGGCACTGACCGGGTCCTGGAGGCCGCTGAACGACTGGGGGTCGCCGCGGACGACGTGGTGGTGAACATCCAGGGCGACGAACCGGCCTTGCACCCAGAACTGCTGACCGTGCTGCTCAGCCCCTTCGACGACCCAACCGTCCAGGTGAGCACGCTGGCCAGACCGCTTACTCACAAAGAAGCCCAAAGTCCCGACGTAGTCAAAGTCGTCACCGACGCCCAAGACCGGGCACTCTACTTTTCCCGCGCCCTCATCCCTTATCCCAGGGAAGGCCCCGGCGACTTTTTGGGTCATATCGGACTGTACGCCTTCCGGATGCGCACCCTGCGCACCTTCGTCGGCCTCGGCCCGGGGAAGCTGGAACATATTGAAAAACTTGAACAACTACGGCTTCTGGAAGCAGGCATTCCCATCCGCGTTTTGCGCACGGAGCATTGCACCCATGGCGTGGACCGGCCCGAGGACGTCCCCAAGGTTTGCGTACTCCTTCGGGAACAAGGATTAGCCTGA
- the carA gene encoding glutamine-hydrolyzing carbamoyl-phosphate synthase small subunit, translating into MRAILALEDGTWFAGRSFTGEGEAGGEVIFNTGMTGYQEVLTDPSYIGQMVCMTYPLMGNYGVNPEDVESDRVQVEAMIVKECCKQPSNWRATQTLPGYLRDAGVVGLEGIDTRALTRHLRIHGAKRGVISTRNVPVQELVEQAQALPSMEGANLVQRVNVPGPYVWDGQRPKPVNIDQGFSWTDREYGREYGRGYRVVVFDFGIKWSILRILREKGLDLLMVPSTFTAEQVMALKPDAVFLGNGPGDPAAVTEAVRTVAALTDKLPMAGICLGQQIMGLALGGTTFKLKFGHHGLNHPVKELATGRVEISSQNHGFCVDFGQADFYEPTHVNLNDNTLEGFRHKTKPLMAVQHHPEAGPGPHDCRSFFDRFISMLDDVVGKR; encoded by the coding sequence ATGCGCGCGATATTAGCTCTTGAAGATGGCACTTGGTTCGCCGGACGCTCCTTTACCGGCGAAGGCGAAGCCGGCGGCGAGGTGATTTTCAACACCGGCATGACCGGATATCAGGAAGTGCTCACCGACCCCTCGTACATTGGTCAGATGGTCTGCATGACCTATCCGCTGATGGGCAACTACGGAGTCAACCCCGAGGACGTGGAGTCCGACCGGGTCCAGGTGGAGGCGATGATCGTCAAGGAGTGCTGCAAGCAACCCTCCAACTGGCGAGCCACCCAGACCCTGCCGGGCTATCTACGCGACGCCGGGGTGGTCGGTCTGGAAGGCATCGACACCCGGGCCCTGACCCGGCATCTGCGCATCCACGGAGCCAAGCGCGGCGTGATCTCCACCCGAAACGTCCCGGTCCAGGAACTGGTGGAACAGGCCCAGGCCCTGCCCTCCATGGAGGGCGCGAACCTGGTCCAGCGGGTCAACGTACCCGGCCCGTACGTCTGGGACGGTCAAAGGCCGAAACCGGTGAACATCGACCAGGGCTTTTCCTGGACCGACCGTGAATATGGCCGTGAATATGGTCGGGGATACCGGGTTGTGGTCTTTGATTTCGGCATCAAGTGGAGCATCCTGCGCATTCTCCGGGAAAAGGGACTGGACCTGCTAATGGTCCCGTCCACCTTCACGGCGGAGCAGGTCATGGCCCTGAAGCCGGACGCGGTGTTTCTGGGCAACGGACCGGGCGATCCGGCGGCGGTGACCGAGGCGGTGCGGACCGTCGCGGCGCTTACGGACAAGCTGCCCATGGCCGGAATCTGCCTGGGCCAGCAGATCATGGGCCTGGCCCTGGGCGGGACCACCTTCAAACTGAAATTCGGCCACCACGGCCTGAACCATCCGGTCAAGGAACTGGCCACGGGCCGGGTGGAGATTTCCTCCCAGAATCACGGTTTTTGCGTGGATTTCGGCCAGGCCGATTTTTACGAACCCACCCACGTCAATCTCAACGACAACACTCTGGAAGGCTTCCGGCACAAGACCAAGCCGCTGATGGCCGTCCAGCACCATCCTGAAGCCGGTCCCGGCCCCCACGACTGTCGCTCGTTCTTCGACCGCTTCATCTCCATGTTGGACGACGTAGTCGGCAAACGATAG
- a CDS encoding tetratricopeptide repeat protein, translating into MSTELIKARSALAGINTLLKQQKVLPAVLALHDALGLIIRTPLMKSERADFERSLENAVFRLNGDANLRKIYPILLQYTPGEEAALQGMLRELLNELQESAVQDAKKMLAEQERRKQEGFAKGRQLILEGQYDPAGQFFDKMLKYFHDDQELRVDIGELFLEAGQFDQAFTYLLESMRNNPESVHLLNRIGMGLRKLGKFEEAEQCFLQALKLSTDDERLYFNLGRVYVDRAQWDKAEQAASKAMALNPDLEQAKKMRDFAQRKRKG; encoded by the coding sequence ATGTCCACGGAATTGATCAAGGCCCGCTCAGCGCTGGCGGGCATCAACACTCTGCTCAAGCAGCAAAAGGTCCTGCCCGCGGTCCTGGCGTTGCACGACGCCCTGGGCCTGATCATCCGCACGCCTTTGATGAAAAGCGAACGCGCGGATTTTGAGCGTTCCCTGGAAAACGCCGTTTTTCGGCTCAACGGCGACGCCAATCTACGCAAAATCTACCCGATCCTGCTCCAATACACTCCCGGCGAGGAAGCCGCGCTTCAGGGCATGCTTCGGGAGTTGCTGAACGAACTGCAGGAAAGCGCGGTCCAGGACGCCAAAAAAATGCTGGCCGAACAGGAGCGCCGCAAACAGGAGGGCTTTGCCAAAGGCCGGCAATTGATCCTGGAAGGCCAATACGATCCCGCGGGCCAGTTCTTCGACAAGATGCTCAAGTATTTTCACGACGATCAAGAACTACGGGTGGACATCGGCGAACTGTTCCTTGAGGCTGGCCAGTTCGACCAGGCCTTCACCTATCTGCTCGAATCCATGCGGAACAACCCGGAATCCGTCCACCTGCTGAACCGCATCGGCATGGGCCTGCGCAAGCTGGGCAAGTTCGAGGAGGCGGAACAATGCTTCCTGCAGGCCCTGAAGCTGTCCACGGACGACGAACGGCTCTATTTCAACCTTGGGCGCGTCTATGTCGACCGTGCCCAATGGGATAAGGCCGAGCAAGCCGCTTCCAAGGCCATGGCCCTCAACCCCGACCTGGAGCAGGCCAAAAAAATGCGGGATTTCGCCCAACGCAAACGAAAGGGCTGA
- a CDS encoding succinate dehydrogenase/fumarate reductase cytochrome b subunit codes for MSTSIDTAVFVPSPSRASACLDWLQMLTGAGLILFMWAHMLLVASVIIGPGVMNAIAHFFEATYMAQVGGPLIGLVFLLHFVLAARKIPFRAEQQSKIWKHSRMLAHKDTWLWLVQVVTAMIILIMGAIHMWVVLTDLPITAEKSAARIQDGFWMGFYLVLLPLVELHVGVGLYRIAVKWGFVGRADRPRMQRVEYIVTGGFIFIGLIALLRFYFLTI; via the coding sequence ATGTCCACTTCCATCGATACCGCCGTCTTCGTCCCCAGCCCCTCCCGCGCTTCGGCCTGTCTCGACTGGCTGCAGATGCTCACCGGCGCTGGCCTGATCCTGTTCATGTGGGCGCACATGCTTCTGGTGGCCAGCGTGATCATCGGTCCGGGTGTGATGAACGCCATTGCCCATTTTTTCGAGGCCACATACATGGCCCAAGTGGGCGGTCCGCTGATTGGCCTTGTTTTTCTCCTGCACTTTGTTCTGGCGGCCCGTAAGATCCCCTTCCGGGCCGAACAGCAGTCCAAAATCTGGAAGCACTCCCGGATGCTGGCCCACAAGGACACCTGGCTCTGGCTCGTCCAGGTGGTCACGGCCATGATCATCCTGATCATGGGGGCTATCCACATGTGGGTGGTGCTTACGGACCTGCCCATCACCGCGGAGAAAAGCGCGGCCCGGATTCAGGACGGTTTCTGGATGGGCTTCTACCTCGTCCTGCTGCCCCTGGTAGAGCTGCACGTGGGCGTGGGCCTGTACCGGATCGCCGTGAAATGGGGATTCGTGGGTCGGGCTGATCGCCCCAGAATGCAGCGTGTCGAGTACATCGTCACCGGAGGGTTCATCTTCATCGGCCTGATTGCCCTGCTCCGGTTTTATTTTCTCACGATATAA
- a CDS encoding fumarate reductase flavoprotein subunit, which yields MQTFQTDLLCIGAGLAGERVAIEAAAAGFDVTCLSLVPARRSHSSAAQGGMQAALGNCAMGEGDSPDVHFEDTVKGSDWGCDQEVARLFCDNAPIAMRQLAAWGVPWNRVVPGKSTYFKGGKLFEKEEKQEKEGLITARAFGGTAKWRTCYTSDGTGHTVLYTMDNRAVQLGVVVHDKVEALSLIHDGENCLGAVVRCLKTGELRVYLARVTLIATGGFGRIYRESTNAVINDGGGLIIALDTGVVPLGNMEAVQFHPTGIVPTDILVTEGCRGDGGTLLDKNEHRFMPDYEPDKSELASRDVVSRWMTHHMRQGLGVPSPYGDHLWLDIRHLGCQHLATKLREVDEICKNFLGIDPSKNLIPVRPTQHYSMGGVRTDKDGLAYGLKGLFSAGEAACWDMHGFNRLGGNSLAETVVAGMIVGAKVVDYLRDHQVSYPTGLIRDFAANQQDRIKRLISKADGKENVFTVRNAMYDALMHGAGIFRNGKDLEACVQTLQEVHERTNKIGLRSNGRGANPELALALRLPGMVRLALCVAQGALQRTESRGSHAREDYPERNDRDWLVRTLATWQPGAPLPTLNYEPVSQVWSIPPGERGYGGGKIIPADPKE from the coding sequence ATGCAGACCTTCCAAACCGACCTTCTGTGCATCGGTGCCGGACTTGCCGGTGAACGCGTGGCCATCGAAGCCGCGGCCGCCGGGTTCGACGTCACGTGCCTGAGCCTTGTCCCGGCCCGCCGCTCCCACTCCTCCGCGGCCCAGGGTGGCATGCAGGCGGCCCTGGGCAACTGTGCCATGGGCGAGGGTGACTCGCCGGACGTTCATTTCGAGGACACGGTTAAAGGTTCGGACTGGGGTTGCGACCAGGAAGTGGCCCGGCTGTTCTGCGACAACGCGCCCATTGCCATGCGCCAGTTGGCGGCCTGGGGCGTACCCTGGAACCGGGTCGTGCCGGGCAAGTCCACCTATTTCAAGGGCGGCAAGCTGTTCGAAAAGGAAGAAAAGCAGGAGAAGGAGGGGTTAATCACTGCCCGGGCCTTCGGCGGCACGGCTAAATGGCGGACCTGCTACACTTCCGACGGTACGGGCCATACCGTGCTCTACACCATGGACAATCGGGCCGTGCAGCTGGGCGTCGTGGTCCATGACAAGGTCGAGGCCCTCAGCCTGATCCACGACGGAGAAAACTGCCTGGGCGCGGTGGTCCGCTGCCTGAAGACCGGCGAGCTGCGCGTCTATCTGGCCCGGGTCACGCTCATCGCCACCGGTGGATTCGGCCGAATCTACCGAGAATCCACCAACGCCGTGATCAACGACGGCGGCGGCCTGATCATCGCCCTGGACACCGGAGTCGTCCCCCTGGGCAACATGGAGGCGGTCCAGTTCCATCCCACGGGCATCGTGCCCACGGACATCCTGGTCACCGAAGGCTGCCGCGGCGACGGCGGGACCCTGCTGGACAAGAACGAGCACCGCTTCATGCCCGACTACGAGCCGGACAAGTCGGAACTGGCCTCACGGGACGTGGTCTCCCGCTGGATGACCCACCACATGCGTCAAGGCCTGGGCGTTCCCAGCCCCTACGGCGACCACCTCTGGCTGGACATCCGCCATCTTGGCTGCCAGCACCTGGCTACCAAGCTGCGGGAAGTGGATGAAATCTGCAAAAATTTTCTGGGTATCGATCCCTCCAAAAACCTGATCCCGGTCCGCCCCACCCAGCACTACAGCATGGGCGGCGTGCGCACGGACAAGGACGGTCTGGCCTACGGTCTGAAAGGCCTGTTCTCCGCCGGAGAGGCGGCCTGTTGGGACATGCACGGCTTCAATCGCCTGGGCGGCAACTCCTTGGCCGAAACCGTGGTCGCCGGAATGATCGTCGGCGCAAAGGTCGTGGACTATCTCCGAGACCATCAGGTTTCCTATCCCACCGGCCTGATCCGGGATTTTGCCGCCAACCAGCAAGATCGGATCAAACGCTTGATCTCCAAGGCCGACGGCAAGGAAAACGTCTTCACCGTGCGCAACGCCATGTACGACGCTCTGATGCACGGCGCGGGCATCTTCCGCAACGGCAAGGATCTGGAAGCCTGCGTCCAAACCCTCCAGGAAGTCCATGAGCGGACCAACAAGATCGGTCTTCGCTCCAACGGTCGGGGCGCGAACCCGGAACTGGCGCTGGCCCTGCGCCTGCCGGGCATGGTCCGCCTAGCCCTGTGCGTGGCCCAGGGCGCCCTGCAACGCACGGAAAGCCGGGGCAGCCATGCCCGGGAAGACTACCCGGAGCGCAACGACCGCGACTGGCTGGTGCGCACCCTGGCCACCTGGCAACCCGGCGCGCCCCTACCGACCCTGAACTATGAACCGGTCTCCCAAGTCTGGTCCATCCCCCCGGGCGAACGCGGCTACGGCGGCGGCAAGATCATCCCGGCGGACCCCAAGGAATAG
- a CDS encoding fumarate reductase iron-sulfur subunit: MARNLTFSIFRYNPQDPVSVPHTDTFVLDETNHMTLFIALNRIREEQDPGLQFDFCCRAGICGACAMVVNGRPGLACHTKTKDLPDAITLMPLPFFTLVGDLSVDTGTWFRNMAQRVRSWVHTDKEFDPKALEERMDNAVAEEIYELERCIECGCCVAACGTAIMRPDFLGAAGLNRLARFVLDPRDKRTEQDYFDIVGNDQGIFGCMGLLACEDVCPKHLPLQDQLGMLRWKMGWAGIMNLLPWKRK; the protein is encoded by the coding sequence ATGGCCAGGAATCTGACCTTCTCCATCTTCCGTTACAATCCCCAGGACCCGGTTTCCGTGCCGCACACGGACACCTTTGTCCTGGACGAGACCAATCACATGACTCTGTTCATCGCCCTGAACAGAATCCGTGAAGAACAAGACCCCGGCCTGCAGTTTGATTTCTGTTGCCGGGCCGGAATCTGCGGGGCCTGCGCCATGGTCGTCAATGGTCGCCCAGGTTTGGCCTGTCATACCAAGACCAAGGATCTCCCGGATGCCATCACCTTGATGCCTCTGCCTTTTTTCACCCTGGTGGGCGATCTGTCCGTGGACACCGGAACGTGGTTTCGGAACATGGCTCAGCGGGTCCGCTCCTGGGTGCATACGGACAAGGAATTCGACCCCAAGGCCTTGGAAGAACGCATGGACAACGCCGTGGCCGAGGAAATCTACGAACTGGAACGCTGCATCGAGTGCGGCTGCTGCGTGGCCGCCTGCGGCACCGCGATCATGCGTCCCGACTTTCTGGGCGCCGCCGGGCTGAACCGCCTGGCCCGCTTTGTTCTCGACCCGCGGGACAAGCGCACGGAACAGGACTATTTCGACATTGTGGGCAACGACCAGGGTATTTTCGGCTGCATGGGCCTGCTGGCCTGCGAGGACGTCTGCCCCAAGCACCTGCCATTGCAGGACCAGTTGGGTATGCTGCGCTGGAAGATGGGTTGGGCCGGGATAATGAATCTGTTGCCGTGGAAAAGGAAATAA
- a CDS encoding fumarate hydratase, giving the protein MRTVKSSDIADRVAEMVVRANRILPPDVLTAISQAKEQESSPAGREILGQLEENAALARESGLPLCQDTGMAVFFVELGEQCRVDGASLREAITQGMVRGYQDGLLRKSMCHPLTRKNTGDNTPAVIHVDIVEGDGLKISFMAKGGGSENMSRVTMLSPAQGWKGIKDFVLGRVAEAGPNPCPPTMLGIGIGGSFELAPKLAKQALLRPLNQLHPDPEIARMEQELLDEINTLGIGPMGLGGDTTCLGVRISMAPCHIASLPLAVNVQCHSARHEEVEL; this is encoded by the coding sequence GTGCGTACCGTCAAATCATCCGACATCGCGGACCGGGTCGCGGAAATGGTGGTCCGGGCCAACCGCATTCTGCCTCCGGACGTCCTGACCGCCATCAGCCAGGCCAAGGAGCAGGAAAGCTCCCCTGCGGGGCGTGAAATCCTCGGACAGCTCGAGGAAAACGCGGCCCTGGCCAGGGAAAGCGGCCTGCCGCTTTGCCAGGACACGGGCATGGCCGTCTTTTTCGTGGAACTGGGCGAACAGTGCCGTGTGGACGGCGCGAGCCTGCGCGAGGCCATTACCCAAGGCATGGTTCGCGGCTACCAGGACGGCCTGCTGCGCAAATCCATGTGCCACCCCCTGACCCGCAAGAACACCGGCGACAATACCCCCGCCGTGATTCATGTGGATATCGTGGAGGGGGACGGCCTGAAAATTTCCTTCATGGCCAAGGGCGGGGGCAGTGAAAACATGTCCCGGGTGACCATGCTCTCCCCGGCCCAGGGTTGGAAAGGCATCAAGGACTTCGTCCTGGGCCGTGTGGCCGAGGCCGGTCCCAACCCCTGCCCGCCGACCATGCTCGGCATCGGCATCGGCGGCTCCTTCGAGCTAGCCCCCAAGCTGGCCAAGCAAGCCTTGCTCCGCCCTCTGAACCAGCTCCATCCGGATCCGGAAATCGCCCGAATGGAACAGGAACTGTTGGACGAGATCAACACCCTGGGCATCGGCCCCATGGGCCTGGGCGGGGACACCACCTGCCTGGGAGTGCGCATCAGCATGGCCCCCTGCCATATCGCCAGCCTGCCCCTGGCCGTGAACGTTCAATGTCATTCCGCACGCCACGAGGAGGTGGAACTGTGA